The proteins below come from a single Candidatus Zixiibacteriota bacterium genomic window:
- the pepF gene encoding oligoendopeptidase F has product MSQSKVVEQKAIPQRTGIEEKHKWDLSVIFDSDETWEKSNQKAEELINKAKDFAGKLSESPEILFNCLELRTKLSLIVFDLFQYARLNKDLDGRQSKYQAMTERAAMLSSKAEASFSFIEPELLQIDKDKLEEMGQKFPRTDLYDFYIKEFNRSREHIRSGEVEELLARSAVISRGPQSIFSMFDSADIKYPEIEDENGNAVQLTKQRFAKFMESPDRRVRREANGKFFEPYKNNINTLGAMLASSVNADVFYARARKFDSSLHHALDVYNIPTSVYHSLLDSTQKYINGLHQYVSLRKKVLKLDAVYTYDLYCPLISELNIDVPYTTAIDEIREATKTLGNEYEQVLMGGFDSRWIDVYETEGKVGGAYNWANFNTHPFVLMNYNNTLSNQFTLAHEMGHALHSHLANQNQPYQKANYSIFVAEVASTINEGLLHHYLVQQTDDDNKKAFLTDRWLMGALGTYFQQVLYAHFELKIHEHVEGGQALSPDIMNGILKDLLLKYFGPDYTVDEFTKYKWSRVPHFYRAYYVYQYATSFAASQAILKRFLDGEEGIIDKYLNLLRSGGNDYPIEQLKKCGVDMTTSEPFEATLELFASRVKELENSYIS; this is encoded by the coding sequence ATGTCGCAAAGCAAAGTAGTCGAACAAAAAGCAATTCCTCAACGCACGGGTATTGAGGAAAAACACAAATGGGATTTATCTGTGATATTTGATTCGGATGAAACCTGGGAAAAAAGTAATCAGAAGGCAGAAGAATTAATCAATAAAGCGAAGGATTTCGCAGGCAAATTATCCGAATCACCGGAAATACTGTTCAATTGCCTCGAACTGCGCACCAAATTGTCTCTGATTGTTTTTGACCTCTTTCAATACGCGCGCCTGAATAAAGATCTGGATGGACGTCAATCGAAATACCAGGCCATGACTGAGCGAGCGGCGATGCTTTCATCAAAAGCCGAAGCGTCATTTTCATTTATAGAACCGGAATTATTGCAGATCGATAAAGATAAACTCGAGGAGATGGGACAAAAGTTCCCCCGAACCGATCTCTATGATTTTTACATTAAGGAATTTAATCGCTCACGAGAACATATCCGCAGTGGAGAAGTCGAAGAGCTTTTGGCGCGGTCGGCGGTTATCAGCCGCGGTCCACAGAGCATTTTCTCAATGTTCGACAGCGCCGACATAAAATACCCTGAAATTGAGGACGAAAACGGCAACGCGGTTCAACTGACCAAACAGCGTTTCGCGAAATTCATGGAATCGCCCGATCGCCGCGTCAGGCGGGAAGCCAACGGAAAATTCTTTGAACCGTATAAGAACAATATCAATACCCTGGGTGCCATGCTGGCTTCTTCGGTCAATGCCGATGTATTCTATGCCCGGGCTCGCAAATTTGACAGTTCACTGCATCACGCTCTTGATGTCTATAATATCCCAACTTCCGTATATCATTCACTTCTTGATTCGACCCAGAAATACATAAACGGACTTCACCAATACGTATCGCTGCGCAAGAAAGTACTGAAACTTGATGCCGTCTATACTTATGATTTGTATTGCCCCTTGATTTCCGAATTGAATATTGATGTACCATACACGACTGCGATCGATGAAATTCGCGAAGCGACCAAAACTCTCGGCAATGAATATGAACAAGTACTCATGGGAGGATTCGACTCCCGCTGGATCGATGTATATGAAACGGAAGGAAAAGTCGGCGGAGCCTATAACTGGGCTAATTTTAACACCCACCCGTTCGTTTTGATGAATTATAACAATACACTGAGTAATCAATTTACCCTGGCGCACGAAATGGGACATGCCCTGCACAGTCATCTGGCCAATCAAAATCAACCGTATCAAAAAGCAAACTATTCCATTTTTGTCGCCGAAGTTGCCTCAACCATTAACGAAGGATTATTACATCATTACCTCGTTCAGCAAACCGATGATGATAATAAAAAGGCGTTTCTTACTGACCGCTGGTTGATGGGCGCCCTGGGTACGTACTTCCAACAGGTGCTGTACGCGCACTTTGAACTCAAAATCCATGAACATGTTGAAGGCGGTCAGGCCCTGTCTCCCGATATCATGAACGGCATCCTCAAAGATTTATTACTCAAATATTTTGGTCCCGACTATACTGTGGACGAGTTCACGAAATACAAATGGTCACGCGTGCCTCATTTTTATCGCGCTTACTATGTTTATCAATACGCGACGTCATTTGCCGCGTCTCAGGCGATACTCAAACGGTTTCTTGACGGTGAGGAAGGCATCATTGATAAATATTTAAACCTCCTGCGTTCCGGTGGAAATGATTATCCCATTGAGCAATTAAAGAAATGCGGCGTTGACATGACAACCTCAGAACCGTTTGAGGCAACTCTTGAATTATTTGCGTCACGCGTTAAAGAATTGGAAAATTCTTACATAAGCTGA
- a CDS encoding Xaa-Pro peptidase family protein encodes MDIIKSKIQQVPRLLEELDIDLWMVFVRETAVTNDPVMSLVVGYEVVWPSFFLYTCSGETIAIIGSIDQADFQRSGYFTEIIPYDEGVADVIKETLTKLNPKSIAINYSKDNPSADGLTHGMYHLLRDYLVGTQFIDKLISAEEICSKLRSRKSDVEIENISKAAELACQAWDNVIPQLKTGMTEKEVSDLVASEIESLGYTISFPTIVNTGDKTLPGHGTPTDAVIEPGEILHIDFGVNYKGYCSDLQRLVYFKKPEESDVPDEVLKVFELIKNIILESAKMCKPGKIGLTIDSYARKVLKDNGYPEYKHALGHQLGQYVHDGGALIGPQWERYGKSPNIPLEIGNVFTLELEVTLENIGHISLEEDVVIENQGARFLSPRQTELVVL; translated from the coding sequence ATGGACATTATAAAAAGCAAAATTCAACAAGTACCTCGTTTACTGGAAGAATTGGACATTGATTTATGGATGGTTTTTGTCAGGGAAACGGCGGTAACGAATGATCCCGTCATGTCCCTGGTTGTCGGGTATGAAGTTGTCTGGCCGTCCTTTTTTCTTTATACCTGTTCAGGCGAGACAATCGCTATCATAGGCAGTATCGACCAGGCTGATTTTCAACGGAGCGGTTATTTTACGGAAATTATTCCTTATGACGAGGGAGTCGCCGATGTTATTAAAGAGACCCTGACAAAATTAAATCCAAAGTCGATTGCTATTAATTATTCCAAAGATAATCCTTCCGCCGACGGCCTGACGCACGGTATGTATCATCTGTTGCGCGATTACCTGGTCGGCACCCAATTTATTGACAAATTGATTTCGGCCGAGGAAATCTGTTCAAAATTACGCAGCCGCAAATCTGATGTTGAAATTGAAAATATTTCCAAAGCGGCCGAACTTGCCTGTCAGGCATGGGACAATGTCATCCCGCAGCTTAAAACGGGCATGACGGAAAAAGAAGTATCAGACCTCGTTGCCTCCGAAATCGAATCTCTCGGATACACAATCTCATTTCCAACAATTGTTAATACCGGAGACAAAACTTTACCCGGTCACGGTACGCCTACCGACGCGGTAATTGAACCGGGAGAGATACTGCATATTGATTTTGGAGTGAATTATAAGGGGTATTGTTCCGATTTGCAGAGACTTGTTTATTTTAAAAAACCGGAAGAGAGCGATGTTCCCGATGAAGTATTAAAAGTATTCGAGCTTATAAAAAATATAATCTTGGAATCGGCCAAAATGTGTAAACCGGGAAAAATTGGACTGACAATAGACAGTTATGCCAGAAAAGTCCTTAAAGATAATGGTTATCCTGAATATAAACATGCCCTCGGCCATCAACTGGGACAATATGTTCATGACGGCGGCGCTCTTATCGGACCACAGTGGGAACGTTACGGAAAATCGCCCAATATTCCTTTGGAAATCGGAAACGTATTTACTCTCGAACTTGAAGTCACGCTCGAAAATATTGGTCATATTTCTCTTGAAGAAGACGTAGTAATTGAAAATCAGGGAGCCCGTTTCCTTTCGCCACGGCAAACTGAATTGGTTGTACTGTAA
- a CDS encoding alpha-amylase family glycosyl hydrolase yields the protein MTDWLIEILRAYFPFGLQISKKSWNVFNLKSYLTDYHTSRRASDIKYLRELAHLINQENIRQLKSGIFIHAGQINTAGLITDILRYLLIRYCNEDYPGVKERVLGEVKSAEAQNAMRKIPPAFIDHYPPPEVIYEMSTREEYLRDNTETIKNQELIFTESILLYLMVANPAFNILKSLFDDEEFESKTKYSLLIKEQETIFSRQPVFEPLGMPLFECLKAPMKACPDSLDDQLEYIKANWSSFLPTALLKAITRAMDISSEEKKIRGFGPGPNIPLAFDSRAQWYDDTYPEHAAYSRDADWMSNVVLMAKSVYVWLDQLSKKYQRHIKYLSDIPDEELDLLARWGFTGLWLIGLWERSPASRKIKQIMGNPEAAPSAYSIYDYTIAHDLGGETAYLNIRDRAWQRGIRFASDMVPNHMGIYSNWVIEHPDWFLNLSESPYPWYSYTGVDLSENDRIVIQIEDGYWEKRDAAVVFKRIEKWTGETKYIYHGNDGTSTPWNDTAQLNFLIPEVREAVIQNILAVARKFSIIRFDAAMTLAKKHYQRLWFPKAGEGGDIPTRSQFGMSRGDLDKCFPIEFWREVVDRVAAEVPDTLLLAEAFWLMEGYFVRTLGMHRVYNSAFMNMLKDEDNAKYRMTIKNILEFSPQILKRFVNFMSNPDEETAVEQFGKEDKYFGVAVMMVTMPGLPMFGHGQIEGFTEKYGMEYYRAYWDESPDETLIHRHEHEIFPLMRRRNLFSGSENFALFDFVRQDGNVNENVFAFCNRFENERAIIIYNNSYGSTEGRIHTSTAINIKEGEDKQFVHKSIGEALSLNTGENVFYKFHDYHVGLEYLRSARQIANDGLYVFLNGYHYHAFLDFVEIYDVNNLWGQLNERLGGRGVRNLEEELKYMQLEPVLNPLRMIITRNTIDALKSADKETISKIKNDMDVLYKAVIGYLNTDTEYEDTTSETLMNIEKMNELCSDKQLVNSLTGREHILLGAIIIDSLSRFSRDDAKEEKTKFINALFDDWMLRPTLQSCFESIIGDNSKAYIDALLAEILVKYPELVSNLYEIEKIEIAGDFFGDDLIKIYLQVNEYESVRYFKKENFEKLIDILLCLTVIKSPKKSPSKNKISALCRAAENTKKRAKKSAYRLDDLI from the coding sequence ATGACGGATTGGTTAATAGAAATATTGAGAGCGTACTTTCCTTTTGGATTGCAGATTTCGAAGAAATCCTGGAATGTGTTTAATCTGAAATCTTATTTGACGGATTATCATACTTCTCGGCGAGCATCGGATATAAAATATCTGAGAGAGCTGGCTCATCTTATTAATCAGGAAAATATACGGCAATTGAAATCTGGTATTTTTATTCACGCCGGACAAATAAACACGGCCGGTTTGATAACCGATATACTCAGGTATTTGCTCATCCGTTATTGCAACGAGGACTATCCGGGAGTAAAAGAAAGGGTTTTGGGTGAAGTGAAATCGGCTGAAGCCCAAAACGCCATGAGGAAAATTCCGCCTGCTTTTATAGATCATTATCCGCCTCCGGAAGTAATCTATGAAATGAGTACGCGGGAAGAATATCTGCGTGATAATACCGAGACTATTAAAAATCAGGAATTAATCTTTACTGAATCGATTCTTTTGTATTTGATGGTCGCTAATCCGGCTTTTAATATATTGAAATCTCTATTTGATGATGAGGAATTTGAATCTAAAACAAAGTACTCATTATTAATAAAGGAGCAGGAAACTATATTCTCGCGCCAGCCGGTATTTGAACCTCTGGGGATGCCCCTGTTTGAATGCCTCAAAGCCCCGATGAAAGCCTGCCCTGATTCGCTCGACGACCAGCTTGAATACATAAAGGCAAATTGGTCATCATTCCTCCCCACAGCGCTTCTTAAGGCGATAACTCGTGCCATGGATATCTCATCCGAGGAAAAAAAGATTCGGGGATTTGGGCCGGGCCCGAATATCCCGTTGGCTTTCGACAGCCGGGCGCAATGGTATGACGATACTTATCCTGAGCATGCCGCCTACAGCCGCGATGCCGACTGGATGTCGAATGTCGTTCTTATGGCCAAGTCGGTTTATGTCTGGCTCGATCAGCTATCGAAAAAATATCAGCGTCATATAAAATATCTCAGTGATATCCCTGACGAAGAGCTGGATTTGCTGGCGCGCTGGGGATTTACAGGATTATGGTTGATCGGGTTGTGGGAGCGCTCTCCGGCATCGAGGAAGATTAAACAAATCATGGGCAATCCCGAAGCGGCTCCGTCGGCTTATTCGATTTATGATTATACAATTGCCCACGATTTGGGGGGAGAAACGGCTTATTTAAATATACGTGATCGCGCCTGGCAGAGAGGTATAAGGTTCGCCAGCGACATGGTTCCCAATCACATGGGTATATATTCCAATTGGGTAATTGAACATCCCGATTGGTTTTTGAATTTATCCGAATCTCCTTATCCATGGTACAGCTATACCGGTGTGGATTTATCGGAAAATGACAGGATTGTTATCCAAATCGAAGACGGATACTGGGAAAAAAGAGACGCCGCGGTGGTTTTCAAAAGAATCGAAAAATGGACGGGGGAGACTAAGTATATTTATCATGGTAATGACGGCACCAGCACGCCCTGGAATGATACTGCGCAGTTGAATTTTCTTATACCCGAGGTTCGAGAAGCCGTCATTCAAAATATTCTGGCCGTGGCCCGCAAATTTTCGATAATCCGTTTCGATGCCGCCATGACCCTGGCTAAAAAACACTATCAAAGACTATGGTTTCCCAAAGCGGGGGAGGGCGGTGACATTCCCACCCGCTCTCAATTTGGGATGTCGCGCGGGGATTTGGACAAATGTTTCCCGATTGAATTCTGGCGCGAAGTCGTCGATCGAGTCGCTGCGGAAGTCCCCGATACGCTCCTTTTGGCGGAAGCGTTCTGGCTGATGGAAGGATATTTTGTCAGGACTCTTGGAATGCACCGGGTTTACAACAGCGCTTTTATGAACATGCTCAAAGATGAAGACAATGCCAAATATCGAATGACAATAAAAAACATTCTTGAGTTCAGCCCGCAAATATTGAAACGTTTCGTCAATTTCATGAGCAATCCTGATGAAGAAACGGCCGTGGAACAATTCGGTAAAGAAGACAAATATTTCGGAGTAGCGGTCATGATGGTGACCATGCCGGGTTTGCCCATGTTTGGACACGGTCAGATAGAAGGATTCACCGAAAAATACGGAATGGAATATTACCGCGCCTACTGGGATGAATCTCCCGACGAAACTTTGATTCACCGACATGAGCATGAAATATTTCCTTTGATGAGACGCCGCAATCTTTTCAGCGGTTCGGAAAATTTCGCCTTATTCGATTTTGTGCGTCAGGATGGAAATGTCAATGAAAATGTTTTTGCCTTCTGCAACCGTTTCGAAAATGAACGGGCTATTATCATCTATAATAATTCCTACGGCTCGACTGAAGGCAGAATACATACTTCCACGGCAATCAATATTAAAGAAGGCGAGGACAAACAGTTCGTTCATAAATCGATTGGCGAGGCGTTGAGTCTCAATACCGGTGAAAATGTATTTTATAAATTTCATGATTATCATGTCGGGTTGGAGTATTTGCGGAGCGCCCGGCAAATAGCAAATGACGGATTGTACGTTTTTCTTAACGGCTATCACTATCATGCCTTTTTGGATTTCGTGGAAATATACGATGTGAATAATCTCTGGGGACAATTGAATGAAAGACTCGGGGGAAGAGGAGTTCGGAATCTGGAAGAAGAACTAAAGTATATGCAATTGGAACCGGTTTTGAATCCTTTGAGAATGATTATTACTCGGAATACAATTGATGCCTTAAAAAGCGCCGACAAAGAAACAATATCGAAGATTAAAAATGATATGGATGTATTGTATAAGGCGGTCATTGGATATTTGAACACGGATACTGAATATGAAGATACAACTTCAGAAACACTTATGAATATTGAAAAAATGAATGAGTTGTGTTCGGATAAACAATTAGTAAATTCACTAACGGGACGAGAGCATATTTTGTTGGGCGCCATAATTATCGATTCCTTAAGTAGATTTTCGAGAGATGATGCCAAAGAGGAAAAAACCAAATTCATTAATGCCTTATTTGATGATTGGATGTTACGGCCGACTCTGCAATCATGTTTTGAATCGATCATTGGCGATAATTCAAAAGCCTATATAGATGCCCTGCTGGCTGAGATTCTCGTAAAGTACCCTGAACTCGTTTCGAACTTATACGAAATAGAAAAAATTGAAATCGCCGGAGATTTCTTTGGCGACGATTTAATAAAAATATATTTGCAAGTCAATGAATATGAAAGCGTTCGGTATTTTAAAAAAGAGAATTTTGAAAAATTAATCGACATCCTCCTATGTTTAACGGTTATAAAAAGTCCCAAAAAATCGCCGTCAAAGAATAAGATTTCGGCTCTATGCCGGGCCGCGGAGAATACCAAAAAGAGGGCCAAAAAATCGGCATACCGGCTGGATGACCTTATATGA
- a CDS encoding PilZ domain-containing protein, which yields MTSLINEDTTRKIRRPAAKALQVFDIHTKQLMGHTLDLSLEGMKLMSAYPLRVHHLYFCRVPLDKEIYGYRELSFDAECRWCRKNEETGFYNSGYVLKFHKAKDIEIIETVLRDWLMDHSQKINSHLKVERRKQPRFLPRIFRKKKK from the coding sequence ATGACAAGTCTTATCAATGAAGATACTACCCGAAAAATCAGGCGCCCGGCCGCTAAAGCTTTGCAGGTCTTTGATATCCATACCAAGCAATTAATGGGGCATACTCTCGATTTATCTCTTGAGGGTATGAAACTAATGAGCGCTTATCCTCTCAGAGTTCATCATCTGTATTTTTGCCGGGTGCCGCTGGACAAGGAAATTTATGGATACCGTGAGCTTTCGTTTGATGCCGAATGCCGCTGGTGCAGGAAAAACGAAGAAACCGGATTTTATAATTCCGGGTATGTTCTCAAATTTCATAAAGCCAAAGATATTGAAATTATTGAGACGGTCCTGCGCGACTGGTTGATGGATCATTCCCAAAAAATCAATTCTCATCTTAAAGTCGAACGGCGCAAACAACCTCGTTTCCTTCCCCGCATTTTCAGAAAAAAGAAAAAGTAA
- the glgA gene encoding glycogen synthase GlgA, translated as MQKLKILFAASEAVPFVKTGGLADVSGMLPQKLAELGHAVKVALPRYSAIPENLMNNAQDDITFDIDIDKASHSLDLIRLVHNKHDLEYLFIGNDFFYDRPELYRDPKTGKDYIDNDDRFLFFCRGILELLPRIKFHPDLIHANDWQTALLPAFLKTAYEQDIKYAEIKSILTIHNLAYQGLFPDASFDKLGLEKDLFYATRPFEFWGKLNFLKAGIIYADVISTVSQTYAKEIQSSKEYGAGLEGVLKERSDDLYGIINGVDYNEWSPSKDKHLFRKYNQKNFSGKKINKIELLKHANLPPRDNVPLIGMISRLADQKGFDLLSKAADELLSLDIQMIILGTGEKKYHRLLQDLQTRFPDKLKAFITYDNTLAHRIEAGADMFLMPSRYEPCGLNQLYSLKYGTVPIVRATGGLADTIEQVDFDYGTGTGYLFEKYGAKAMMTSIKQAVRHFSKKRKWRQIMKNGMSKDNSWDASARKYVELYNVALSKK; from the coding sequence ATGCAAAAACTGAAAATTCTCTTTGCTGCCTCCGAAGCGGTCCCTTTCGTCAAAACCGGCGGCCTCGCCGACGTCTCCGGGATGCTGCCTCAAAAACTCGCCGAACTTGGCCATGCCGTAAAAGTTGCCCTCCCCCGATATTCAGCCATACCTGAGAATCTCATGAATAACGCCCAGGATGATATCACGTTTGATATTGATATCGATAAAGCTTCTCATTCGCTTGACCTTATCCGTCTCGTCCATAATAAACACGACCTCGAATACTTATTCATCGGCAATGATTTCTTTTATGACCGGCCGGAATTATATCGTGATCCCAAAACCGGCAAAGATTACATCGACAATGACGACCGCTTCTTATTTTTCTGCCGCGGTATTTTAGAACTTTTGCCCAGAATTAAATTTCATCCCGACCTTATCCACGCCAATGACTGGCAAACCGCGCTTCTGCCGGCCTTCCTCAAAACCGCCTATGAGCAGGATATTAAATACGCCGAAATCAAATCTATCCTGACTATTCATAATCTGGCTTATCAAGGTCTTTTCCCCGATGCTTCGTTTGATAAACTCGGCTTGGAAAAAGATCTATTTTACGCTACTCGGCCGTTCGAATTCTGGGGTAAACTTAATTTCCTCAAAGCCGGAATAATTTACGCCGATGTCATCAGTACCGTCTCTCAAACCTACGCCAAAGAAATCCAATCATCCAAAGAATATGGCGCCGGTCTTGAAGGCGTCCTCAAAGAAAGAAGCGACGATTTATATGGCATTATAAACGGAGTTGATTACAACGAATGGTCGCCTTCCAAAGACAAGCATCTTTTCCGAAAATACAACCAAAAGAATTTTTCCGGGAAAAAGATTAATAAAATCGAACTGCTAAAACACGCAAACCTTCCCCCGCGCGACAATGTACCATTAATCGGAATGATTTCCCGCCTGGCTGACCAAAAAGGATTTGACCTGCTCAGTAAGGCCGCCGACGAATTGCTTTCATTAGATATCCAAATGATAATTCTGGGAACCGGTGAGAAAAAATACCACAGGCTCCTTCAGGATTTACAAACACGATTTCCCGACAAACTCAAGGCTTTCATCACTTATGACAATACTCTCGCCCATAGAATAGAAGCCGGAGCCGATATGTTTCTCATGCCTTCCCGATATGAACCATGCGGCCTGAATCAGCTATACAGTCTGAAATACGGAACCGTTCCAATTGTCAGAGCCACCGGCGGTTTGGCTGATACCATCGAGCAGGTTGATTTTGATTATGGTACCGGGACTGGATATCTATTTGAAAAATACGGCGCCAAAGCGATGATGACCTCCATCAAACAAGCTGTCAGACATTTTTCCAAAAAACGTAAATGGCGACAGATCATGAAAAATGGCATGAGCAAAGATAATTCATGGGATGCCTCTGCCCGCAAATATGTCGAATTGTATAATGTCGCCTTATCCAAAAAATAA
- the galT gene encoding galactose-1-phosphate uridylyltransferase → MPELRKDPIIGRWVIISTERGKRPAQFPKNEKRIAPRACPFCPGNESATPPEIISYREDGSESNRPGWSLRVVSNKYPALVIEGELSREPKGIYDKMHGVGAHEVIIETPDHNLDLVDLPISKIKDVLWSYRDRYMDLQRDPRFKYILIFKNHGQAAGASVEHSHSQLIATPIIPKRVAEEVIGAKKHYEYKERCIFCDIIRQEITDKERVVEESDSFLAFAPYASRFPFEIWLLPKTHSSNYIDTDMELHEELATILRRILMKLKIGLADPPFNYILHTSPVGNEYRDYFHWHIEIIPKLTRVAGFEWGTGFYINPTRPEDGAQFLRELELPSESVST, encoded by the coding sequence ATGCCGGAACTTCGCAAAGACCCCATAATTGGACGATGGGTTATCATTTCTACCGAACGCGGCAAGCGCCCGGCTCAATTTCCCAAAAATGAAAAACGCATCGCTCCCAGGGCATGTCCATTTTGTCCCGGGAATGAATCCGCTACCCCTCCGGAAATTATATCTTATCGTGAAGACGGTTCCGAATCAAATCGGCCGGGATGGTCGCTCAGAGTCGTTTCCAATAAATACCCTGCCCTTGTAATCGAGGGCGAATTGAGCCGTGAACCCAAAGGCATTTACGACAAAATGCACGGCGTGGGAGCTCACGAAGTTATTATTGAAACACCCGACCATAATCTTGACCTGGTTGATTTGCCCATTTCCAAAATAAAAGATGTTCTCTGGTCTTATCGCGATCGCTACATGGATCTTCAGCGTGATCCCAGATTCAAATATATTCTGATATTCAAAAATCACGGACAAGCCGCCGGAGCCTCGGTTGAACATAGTCACAGCCAGCTGATCGCCACTCCGATTATCCCCAAGCGAGTCGCCGAAGAAGTAATAGGCGCCAAAAAACATTACGAATACAAAGAACGCTGTATTTTTTGTGACATCATCCGTCAGGAAATCACCGATAAAGAACGCGTTGTCGAGGAATCGGATTCATTTTTGGCTTTTGCTCCCTACGCCAGCCGTTTCCCCTTTGAAATATGGCTGCTTCCCAAGACTCATTCAAGCAATTATATCGATACCGACATGGAATTGCATGAAGAACTCGCCACCATACTAAGGCGCATCCTGATGAAACTTAAAATTGGACTGGCCGACCCGCCTTTCAATTATATTTTACATACATCTCCGGTTGGCAATGAATATCGCGATTATTTTCACTGGCATATAGAAATTATTCCCAAACTGACCAGGGTTGCCGGATTTGAATGGGGCACCGGCTTTTACATCAATCCCACCCGTCCCGAAGATGGAGCCCAATTTTTGAGAGAATTGGAATTGCCCAGCGAATCCGTCTCCACCTGA
- a CDS encoding putative sugar nucleotidyl transferase, whose amino-acid sequence MANKLIIFEDNNYVNFHPLTLNRPVFTLRCGAFELWEKIAKNFVDYTLAYSCREEIAPSLRQEANSEVNTIDYQGGDKLVFINGRLRLGPKLVNEIKTCTENRIFLHDKTTAAVVICEDFPNSDSQDINFTGDSESQLMGVKADLIQGEFEFYNYLWDLVNLNGNEISADYTAYFSDFDLSKMIDSASIDSSARILSQDNLYIAANAEIGANCVIDNRKGPVIIDENAVIGPLSFIEGPCYIGRETQVFRSHIREGCSFGPVCRVGGEVEDSIFQGYTNKYHDGFMGHAYLGSWVNLGAMTTNSDLKNNYKDISVTLNGQNVNTGCMKIGCFIGDHTKTGIDTLINTGVSIGFSCNIYGGTLVTSSEVPSFSWGDESGYDIYKLDKAIEVARASMARRNIKMNSPVENIFSHIFENRLGNL is encoded by the coding sequence ATGGCAAATAAGCTCATTATTTTTGAAGATAATAATTACGTCAATTTCCACCCCCTGACTCTTAATCGCCCCGTTTTTACGCTTAGATGCGGGGCCTTCGAATTATGGGAAAAAATAGCGAAGAATTTCGTAGATTACACCCTCGCTTATTCATGCCGCGAAGAAATTGCGCCCTCCCTCCGGCAAGAAGCCAACTCCGAAGTAAACACGATTGACTATCAGGGAGGCGATAAACTGGTTTTCATAAACGGCCGCCTGCGCCTCGGACCGAAACTGGTTAACGAAATAAAAACCTGTACTGAAAATCGGATATTCTTGCACGACAAAACCACGGCCGCCGTCGTAATCTGCGAAGACTTTCCTAATTCAGACTCTCAGGATATAAATTTTACTGGCGACAGTGAATCCCAATTAATGGGCGTAAAGGCCGATCTCATACAGGGTGAATTTGAATTTTATAATTACCTCTGGGATCTGGTAAATTTAAACGGAAACGAAATATCCGCCGATTATACGGCCTATTTTAGCGATTTTGATCTCTCCAAAATGATCGATAGCGCCTCCATCGACTCGAGCGCTCGAATTTTATCTCAGGACAATCTCTACATTGCCGCCAATGCAGAAATCGGAGCCAATTGCGTCATCGACAATAGAAAAGGCCCGGTCATAATTGATGAAAACGCTGTCATCGGTCCGTTGTCATTTATTGAAGGCCCCTGTTATATTGGACGGGAGACACAGGTATTCCGAAGCCACATTCGTGAAGGATGTTCATTCGGACCGGTTTGCCGCGTCGGGGGTGAAGTCGAAGACTCTATTTTTCAGGGCTACACCAACAAATACCACGACGGTTTTATGGGACACGCCTACTTGGGCAGTTGGGTCAATCTCGGAGCCATGACCACCAATTCCGATTTAAAAAATAATTACAAAGATATCTCGGTCACTTTGAATGGACAGAACGTTAATACCGGATGTATGAAAATCGGATGTTTCATCGGCGATCACACCAAGACCGGTATCGACACCCTGATAAATACCGGCGTTTCAATCGGCTTTTCGTGCAATATTTACGGTGGCACGTTGGTGACTTCAAGCGAAGTCCCTTCATTTAGTTGGGGCGACGAATCAGGATACGATATATACAAATTGGACAAAGCCATTGAGGTTGCCCGCGCTTCAATGGCAAGACGAAACATAAAAATGAATTCGCCTGTTGAAAATATCTTTAGCCATATATTTGAAAATCGGCTGGGGAATTTATAG